A region from the Rhinoderma darwinii isolate aRhiDar2 chromosome 2, aRhiDar2.hap1, whole genome shotgun sequence genome encodes:
- the LOC142740896 gene encoding gamma-tubulin complex component 5-like has translation MAHWTRYEREQEKDVRKLISSLSGLDDESDNNYQLALQYAGSNFRYRRKVHRQMSRSVLVGHLLCRSFSTKLLPLVLFVWVHHRFHQYLDVSSHNIYGTLDG, from the exons ATGGCGCACTGGACCCGCTATGAAAGAGAGCAGGAGAAGGATGTCAGGAAGCTGATCTCCAGTCTGAGCGGCCTGGACGATGAGAGCGACAATAACTACCAGCTGGCGCTGCAATACGCCGGGTCCAACTTCAG GTATAGAAGAAAGGTCCATAGACAGATGTCTCGTTCAGTGCTGGTGGGACATCTCCTGTGCAGATCTTTCTCTACGAAGCTACTTCCACTGGTCCTATTCGTTTGGGTTCATCACAG ATTCCATCAGTATCTTGATGTAAGCAGCCACAACATATATGGGACCCTAGACGG CTGA